In Marinobacter qingdaonensis, the genomic stretch CCACCCATGTTGCCCAGGCCAATAAAGGTAATAGTTGCCATATCCCTTCTCCTTATTGTTCTCGTCGGTTTTATGGGCCACCGGTGTCGGTGGCCGTTTGGCTATGCGTTGAAAAAGTCGTCGATCCAGGCGCTGTCCATCTCCGCCAGCGAGGCGTAGCGCCAGCGCGGCTGCTGATCCTTGTCGATAAGCAGGGCCCGGATACCTTCGGCGAATTCGCCTTTGTCCAGGCACTTCTGGGACATCACCAGTTCGGTGTCGAGCACTTCCTTCAGGCTCTTGTGTTTGCAGCCGTGCAGGTGGCGCCACACCAGGGCCAGCGACGTCGGTGACGCCGACGCCAGGGATTTGGTCGCCTTGGCCACCCAGCTGTCACCACCGGACAGTTCGCTCAGTTGGCTCACGACCGCTTCCAGCGTGTCGGCGTCGGTAACCCGATTGATCTCATCGAAATGGGTGCGAATCGGCGATTCCGGCTGGGCATCGGCGCTTTGCTGCTCAAACTGGCGCAGCACACCGCCCACCACCGCGTGAGGGTTCTCGCCCTGCCAGCGCTGCTGCTTCAGCTCGCTGACCACCTCGGCCTTCAGATCGTGCTTGATGAAGCGGTCGGCGAGACCGGTGAAGACGGCGTCGGAGCCGTTCATCCGTGCGCCGGTCAGGCCCAGGAACAGGCCGGTGCGGCCCGGCGTGCGGTTCAGGAACCAGCCGGCAGCCACATCCGGGTACAGGCCGATGGTGATTTCCGGCATCGCCAGCTTGGATTTCTCCGTCACTACCCGGTGCGAGGCCCCTTCCATGATGCCCATGCCGCCGCCCATGACGATGCCATGGCCCCAGCACACGATTGGCTTGGCGAAGGTGTGGATCAGGTAGTCCAGCTCGTATTCCTCGGTGAAGAAGGCTTCCCCTTCGCCGGTACCGTTGGGCTCGGTCATGCTGCGATACAGGGCGACGATGTCACCGCCGGCGCAGAACGCCTTGTCGCCTTCGGCCTCCAGCCAGACCGCGCAAATGCGCGGGTCTTCGGCCCAGCGCTTGAGCTGGGGCGTGAGCAGGCGAATCATCTCCAGGGAGAGTGAATTCAGCGCCTTGGGCGTGTTCAGACGGGCCACGGCGATCAGGGCGTCGTCGCCGGTTTTCCACTCTTCAAAAACAATGGGTTGGTCACTCATAACAATTCCTTCAACCGTTGCACGGCACCGGTTTTGCAGCTGTGTTTAGCGGTTCTTCCACTCCGGGGCGCGCTTTTCCAGGAAGGCGTTCACGCCCTCTTTCTGGTCCTCGGTGGAGAACAGTTCCACGAACAGCTCCCGCTCCATGCGCCAGCCGTCGTCGTGGCTGCGGCCGTCCCGGGCGCTCATCACCAGGGACTTGCAGCGGGCGGTGGACGACGGGCTCTGCTTGCAGGCCATCTCCGCCAGCTCCAGGGCTTTCTCCAGGCTCTTGCCGGACGGCACCACTTCTTCCACCAGGCCGATTTCCAGGGCCTTGTCCGCCTTCACGCGCTCACCACACAGGATCATGCGCTTGGCCCAGCCCTCGCCCACCAACCAGGGCAGGTTCTGGGTGCCACCGGCACAGGGCAGCAGGCCAACGCCCGCTTCCGGCAGCGCCATCTGGGCGTGCTCTTCGGCTATGCGGATGTCACAGGCCATGGCGCATTCCAGGCCACCACCCATGGCGTAGCCGTTGACCGCGGCGATGGATACGCCCCGGAACTTGCTGAGCTCGGCAAAGGCTTCACCGAACAGTTGCGCCATCTGGTTGGCGCGGGCCTTGTCGCCGTCGGCGAAGGTTTTCAGGTCGGCACCGGCGGAGAAGAACTTCTCGCCCTGGCCGGTCACCACCAGCGCAAAGATGTTCCGGTCGGCGTTCAGCTCCCGGATGGTTTCCCGCAGCGCCGGCAGGGATTCCGCCGTCCAGGTGTTGGCCGGCGGGTTATTGATCGTCAGTACCGCAATGTGTCCGCGCTTCTCGAGCTGAATCAGATCGCTCATGGTTTGTCTCCCTTTCCTTGCGGTGTTCTTGATGAATTATTGAATGGCCTCGGCCACGCCATCGTCGAGCAGACGGCGGGCAACGATCAGGCGCATGATTTCGTTCGTGCCTTCGAGAATCTGGTGCACCCGCAGGTCACGCAGATAACGCTCGATCGGATATTCCCGGATGTAGCCGTAGCCACCGTGCAATTGCAGGGCCTCGTTCACCACCTCGAAACAGGCGTCGGTGGCGAACCGCTTGGCCATGGCGCAATGCAGGGTTGCTTCCGGATCGCCACTGTCGAGCTTGAACGCGCCGAGCCGGACCATCTGCCGGGCCGCCACCAGGTTGGTGGCCATGTCGGCCAGCTTGAACTGCAGGGCCTGGAACGCCGCCAGTGGCTTGCCGAACTGCTCGCGCTCGTGCATGTAGTTGCGGGCCCGGACCAGGGCTGCCTGGGCGCCGCCCAGGGAACAGGTGGCGATGTTCAGCCGGCCGCCGTCCAGGCCCTTCATGGCGATGGCAAACCCGTCGCCCTCCTCGCCCACGCGGTTGGTGGCGGGAATGCGCACGTTCTCCAGGCTGATCATGCGGGTCGGCTGGCTGCGCCAGCCCATCTTCTCTTCGTTCTTGCCGTAGCTGATGCCGTCGGCATCGGCCGGGATCACGAACGTGGAAATGCCCTTGGAGCCGCTGTCCGGGGCACCGGTGCGGGCCATCAGCACGAGGATGTCGGTGCTGCCAGCACCGGAGATGAATACCTTGCTGCCGCTGATCAGGTAGTCGTCGCCATCGCGCACGGCCTTGGTACGCAGGCTGGCGGCGTCGGAGCCGGCACCGGGTTCGGTCAGGCAGTATGACGCCAGCCACTCGCCGCTGGCGAGCTTGGGCACGATTTCCTGCTTCAGGTCGTCAGAGGCAAAGCTGGCGACCATCCAGGTGGCCATGTTGTGAATGGTGATGAAGGCGGCGGTGGACGGACAGGCCGCGGCCAGCTCCTCCACGATCACCGAGGTGTCGAGCCGGGACAGGCCCATGCCGCCCAGGGCTTCTGGTGTGTACATGCCCATGAAGCCCATTTCACCGGCTTCGCGCATGACATCCACGGGGAAAATATGCTCGTCGTCCCACTTGGCCGCGTGCGGTGCCATGGATTTTTCGGCAAACGCGCGCGCCGCTTCCCGGAACGCCAGCTGGTCTTCACTCAGGTTAAAGTCCATCGAATCACTCCAGATCAAAGAGGCTTGGTGGCGGAAGGGAAAAAAGGGGGCCGGAAACAGGTTCCGGCCCGATTTACCCCACCTTCAACACACTCAACGCAACTGGATCGAGAAGTTCGCTTCGGTGCTGGCCTCGCTGGAGAACCAGCGTGAAGTGACGGTCTTGGTTTCGGTGTAGAAGCGTACCGCCTGCTTGCCGTAGGCGTGCTGGTCACCGTAGAACGAGCCCTTCCAGCCGGTGAAGGAGAAGAACGGCAGGGGTACCGGGATGGGGATGTTCACACCCACCTGACCCACGTCGATCTCGTGCTGGAAGCGACGGGCACAGCCACCGGAGGAGGTAAAGATGGAGGTACCGTTGCCGTACGGGCTGTTGTTGATCAGCTCGATGGCCTCACCCAGGGTGTCGGTTTCCATGCAGGACAGCACCGGGCCGAAGATTTCCTCGTTGTAGATGTCCATCTCGGTAGTCACACCGGAGAACAGGGTCGGGCCGACCCAGTTGCCGTCCGGCAGACCATCCACGGTGCAGCCGCGGCCGTCCAGCAGCAGGTTGGCACCCTGGGCTTCGCCGGTGGCGATCAGGGACTCGACACGGTCCTTGGCCTTGGCGCTGATGATCGGGCCGTAGCTGGCGCCGGAATCGTTCCAGGCACCCGGGCGAACCTTGGCCATGGCTTCTTTCAGTTCCGGAATCCAGTTCTGGGCTTCGCCCACGAACACGGCCACGGAGATAGCCATGCAGCGCTGACCGGCGGCACCGACGGAGGCGCCCACCAGGGCATTGATCACCTGTTGCTTGTCGGCATCCGGCATGATGACCATGTGGTTCTTGGCGCCGGCGAAGCTCTGAACACGCTTCATGTTGCGGGTACCGGTCTCGTAGATGTAACGACCAACCGGTACGGAGCCGACGAAGGACACGGCGCGGATGGCCGGATCGGTCAGCAGTACGTCAACCTGCTCCTTGCCACCGTGGACCACCTGCAGCACGCCCTTGGGTGCGCCAGCTTGCTCGAACAGCTCGGCCAGACGCATCGGCGTCAGCGGGTCCTGCTCGGACGGCTTCAGGATGAAGGTGTTGCCGCAGGCGATGGCCATCGGGAACATCCACAGCGGAATCATGGCCGGGAAGTTGAACGGGGTAATACCGGCGCACACGCCCAGCGGCTGGATCCAGGAGTGGGTGTCCACTTCCCGGGCCACGTTTTCCACGGTTTCACCCATCATCAGGGAGGCCACGTTGGCGGCGTGCTCAACCACCTCGATACCACGCCAAACGTCACCCTTGGCGTCTTCGAAGGTCTTGCCGGTTTCTTCCGACAGGATTTCGGCGATCTCGTCGTGGTGCTCTTTCAGCAGGGCCTGGTAACGCATCATGACCCGGGCGCGCTCGGACACCGGCGTTTCTTTCCAGGACTTGAACACTTCCCCGGCGTTCTGGATGGCTTTTTCCATCTCCGACGGCGTGGTACACGGCGCCTTGGCGATCACTTCGTTGGTGGCCGGGTTGGTTACTTCAATCCATTCCTGAGTCTGGCTTTCAACAAACTCACCGGCGAGGTACAGAGGTACATTCTTCATAGCAATAATCCCTGTTTGTTTTTATGAGGGAAGCAAGCCGAAACCCGAGAGGCTTCGACCACGATTGAAAAAAGACTAGCACGGGGTTTGGCCCAGGGTGATTGACTAAATTTCGCTCTTGATGGACTATCTTTCGGAAACCAACAAAACATCGCCCCGAATCATGACCCAGACCTCGCAATGGCCGGTGCCCGAGGACAGCGTCCGCTATGTGGTGCCGGCGCCAATCATCCGCCTGCTGGCCAGCCATCCGCTGACCCGGGACCTGTATCCCCTCGCCTTCGGCCATTATCGCCGGGCCGCAGGCCATCACATGCACCGGGAACACCACAGCGACTATCTTTTGATCTACTGCACCGAGGGCAAGGCCTTTCTCAATGTGCTGGGTGAACCGCACACGGTGGAAGCCGGCGACCTGCTCCTGCTGCCCGCCGGCGCGCACCATCGCTACACCTCCGACCCGGACAATCCATGGACAATCCACTGGGTGCACTACACCGGCCCCGTGGCGGAGGAATTCCGGAACTACATGGGGTTCTCCGGCACCACCCGCGTCCGCCACCTGGGCCGCCAGCCCCGGCTGCTGGTGGACTTCAACGGCCTGCTCTCGGTGCGCCAGACCGGCTTCCGGGCGCGCGGGCTGATCCACGCCGCCAACCGGCTGCGCCAGCTGATGGCGGCCATTCCCCTGACCGCCGACGAGACCAGCCACGAACACAAGGCCGAACTGGACACCATCCACAACTTCATGCGCGAGCATCTGGATGAGCGCATTTCCCTGGATCAGCTCGCGGACCTGGCGGGCCTGTCGCCCGCCCACTTCGCGACCCGCTACCGGGAGCAGACCGGCACCTCGCCGATCCAGCATTTCCTGCACCTGAAGGTGGAACGCGCCTGCCAGATGCTGGACACCACGGACCTCAGCTTCGCGGACATCAGCCGGCGCATGGGCTACGACGACGCCTACTACTTTTCCCGCTTATTCAAGAAGGTCATGGGTCAGTCTCCCCGAGACTACCGGCACACGGCGCGGCACTGAGGGCCGCGGGAACTGCCCTTTCGGGCCAGAGTGACACCTGTCCACGAATGCGACTTTTGTTGGCCACTGCGAACCGCTACCCTTGGGCGACATAACGCATAACAAGAGCCACCAACAAGAGCACCCCATGGCGATGTATACCATTGAAATCAATGAGACATTTGACGTGCCCCGGGATCGGGTCTTCGCCCTGTTCGCCGACCATCACCGCTTCGGCAAGCTGATCGGTGCGCCGGTCAAACGCATCAAGGACAGCGACCAGGCCGACCCCAACGGCATTGGCTCGGTTCGCAAGATCGGCATCGGCCCGATCGGCCTGGAGGAGACGGTGCTCAATTTCGAGCCGGATTCACTGATCGAATACGCGATCACCAGCCTGAGCCCCATCCGCAATCACATGGGTCGCATCCGGTTCGAGGAGACTGCGGACGGCCTGACCCGCATCAATTACACCATCACGTTTGACGATATCGTGCCGTTCACCGGCAAGGTGGTCAGCACCGCGCTGGAACAGGGCCTTCGCCGGGGCATCAAGCGGGTGCCGCGCCTGGCCTGAAGTAGTTGAAGATGGGTGAGGAGTGACGTTCTAGAGATTGATCAAAAAGGAACGGCCCCGGACGGCTGTTCCTCCACTGCCCGGCTGTGACTCAGTAATTGCTCTCCACCTCGCCACGGTGGCCCTTGCGGTGGGTCTTCATTCCTTTTTCCGCTTCCATGTTCATTTCGTCCATATGCTTCTCGTCCGGGTGGCCAGCCGCGGTCGGGGGCATATTTTCGATGTCGTCGACGGAATTAATTCCGCCTCGCTCCATCATCTTCTGACGATTCTCATTGACCGCACCGTCGCCCCGCATGGTCTTGCCCATGCGCCGGTCTTCCTCGTCGTCCATCATCTTCTGTTGCTGGTCTTGCCGGTCTTCCCACTCGTCGGCGAGCGCCGAACCGAGCGGCAGCAGCAGAGCCAGAGTCATCGAACCAATAACAAGCTTTTTCATGGAGTTACCCTCCCTCTGACGGCCGCCTATCCCCGGCCTCGGGAACAACTCTCAACGGGCTGACACTGCGCAAAAATCATTCACCCCACGTCTCAAGGATACTCTCCGGGTCCTGCCAAAAAAGGGCTGAAAGGTTAAACCTCGGCATCCTTACAACAATTTCATCTGTGGCTTTGGGCGGGGGCTGCGGGACAACTGGTGCGGGGAAGGTACAGGCAGGGTTGAGCGATACAGCGGCGGACGGTTGGACGTCTGCCGCTGTGGCGACCAGTCGGTACGCTGAATCCTACTCTTCCTCTTCCAGTGTCATTGGATCTGTCTCATCAGGCATGCTTGAGTCGTCTTGCATCTGATCGTCCATGCCCTCTTCCTCGGGCTGGCCGGCTGAGGTGGGCGGCAACTCTTCGAGGTTGGTACCCTCATGCATACCGCTTTCCATCCCTTGTTCCTTATGCTCCTTCATTTCCATCCCTGCGCCATCTTTCTCCATTTCCATGCCTTCGTCATGGCCGTGGCTGGCGCCGTAGGCGGGTGCGAAAGACAGTGCGAGGACGAGAGAGGCCGAAGAAATCAGTAAGCGTTTCATCTTGAATCCCCCTTGGCCAACGGGCCTTCTGGGTTTCGTGGATAAAACAGGCTGAAAACAGGACCACCTGTTCATTTAGTTCAGCATTTCCCCTAAAAACGTCAAGTCGGTGACTCCGTCGGATTTGCCAAGCCATTAATCAAACCTGTCCCGCACCGCCAATGTTGAGTAAAATCCACCGTTTTCAGCAAAACAAGAGGCAGCGAAGATGGGCAGAGCCTACCAGAATCGCAAGGAATCCATGGCCAAGACGGCCGCGGCAAAAACCAAGGTGTACAGCAAATACGGTCGTGAGATTTACATGGCCGCAAAATCCGGCGGTACCGACCCGGACGGCAACCTGTCCCTGCGCGGCCTGATTGATCGTGCCAAGAAGGACCAGGTTCCGAGCCACGTCATCGAAAAGGCCATCGACAAAGCCAAGGGCGGCGCGGGCGAGGACTACTCCCCGGCCCGTTACGAAGGCTATGGTCCCGGCAACTGCATGGTCATCGTCGACTGTCTGACCGATAACCCGAACCGCACCTTCGGCGATGTCCGCCTGGCCTTCACCAAGACCAAGTGCAAGATCGGCACCCCGGGCGCCGTGGCACACATGTTCGATCACTGCGCCATCTTTGCCTTCAAGGGCGAGGACGAGGAGGCCGTGCTTGAGGCGCTGATGGAAGCGGATGTCGACGTGACCGACATTGAGAACGAAGACGGCCTGATCACCGTGTTCACCCCGAACACCGAGTACGCCAAGACCCGCCAGGCCCTGGCTGACGCCTTCCCGGACATCGATTTCGAAACCGACGAAATCCAGTTCCTGCCCAAGACCACCACCCCGGTGGAAGGCGATGACGTACCGATGTTCGAGAAGTTCCTGGACATGCTGAACGACCTGGACGACGTCCAGAACGTGTTCCACAACGCCGAAGTCGCCGAGCACTCCGAGTAACCCCAACGCCCGAGCAGGAGCCTGATATGAGCGAGCCACGCAGCCCACAGCCCAGGGTTGTCATCCTGAAGACCGGAACCACCTACCCGACCATTCGGGAGCAGGCCGGGGATTTTGAGGACTGGTTCGTTCGGGGGCTGTCGTCGGCGCTGTCGCTGACCGTGGTGAATGTCGAGCAAGGCGAGAACCCGGGCCAGCCCTCCGACTGGGACGGCATCGTGGTGACGGGCTCCCCGGCCATGGTGAGCGAACGCGCCGCCTGGAGTGAGGCCACCGCCGCCTGGCTGGCCCTGGCGGTGGACGAATCGGTACCGGTATTCGGGGTCTGCTACGGTCACCAGCTGCTGGCCCATGCCCTCGGTGGCCAGGTTGGCTACCACCCGGATGGCCGGGAAACCGGCACCCGGACCGTGACCTTACGGCCCGACGCCAAGGCCGACCCGCTGTTCCGGGAGTTGCCGGCCAGCTTCCCGGCCCAGCTGACCCACAAGCAGTCCGTTCTCCGGCTGCCTGAGGGTGCGGTGCTGTTGGGCCACAGTGATTTCGAGCCGCACCAGGCCTTCCGCTTTGGTGACTGTGCCTGGGGCGTGCAGTTTCACCCGGAATTCAGCGACGCGGTCATGACCGCTTACCTGCGGGTGCAGGCTCCGGAGCTGACCGATGAAAACCTGGACCCCGAGGCCCTGCTGGCCGCCGTGGAACCGGCACCGGCGGCCTCGAGCCTGCTCCAGCGATTCTCCGAGCTGGTATTGAATCGGCGGGGTTAGTCGAGGATGTACGCGGTTTTCTCCAGCGCGTTTTCGTCCTCATCCACAAACCGGAATTCGTTCCAGCCCACCCGCACCACATCGTTGCTGTTCAGCCGCTGCCGGCTTTCCACCCGGATGTCGTTCACAAAGGTGCCGTTGGTGCTGTCGCTGTCGGTGATGTAGAAGTCCACCGTTCCCTCGAGGTAAACGTTGGGGACCGCTTCTATCACCGCGTGATGACCGCTCACGGAAATCTCGTCAATCCGGATGTCGTTATCGGCGCGCCGGCCGATGCGGGTTTGCGCTGGCTGCAGCTCAAAGGTGTTGACCACCACGTTGTCGACCAGCTGTGAAAACGAAGCCATCTCAGGTTCCTCTGCTTAATTCAGGGTCAGTAAAACAACGGAGACATTGTCCGAGGCCAGGTTATCCAGGGCGGTCTCGATCATGGCCTCCACGGCACTCTCGTTGCTGTCCTCGGCCGTCAGTACCCCTTCCCAGTCCGACTGCGCCACGGCATTGGTCAGCCCGTCCGAGCACAGCAGCAGCCGATCACCCGGCTGTAGCGGCTGGCACTGGTAGCTGACCTCCAGCGCCTCCATGGCGCCGACGGCGCGGGTCAGGACGTTGCGGAACGGCACATTGGCCGCATCCGCCTCGGTGATGCTGCCATCATCGAGCATGTTCTGGACCACGGTGTCGTCCCGGGTCAGGCAGTGGGCCTTGCCGGCCCGAATCAGGTAACACCGGGAATCGCCGACGTGGGCGATGTGCGCCTGATCACCGTCAAGCCAGGCCACCACCAGGGTGGTGCCCATCTTGTCGAGCCGGGCATCGGTAGCCCGCCGCTCCTGGATCCGCTCATTGGCCAGCGCAAACGCCGCCATCAGGCTTTCCTCGACGCTCAGCGCCGGCGTCGGGGTCTGAACACCGGACAGCCGGGGCACCAGGGCTTCCAGCACCGCATCGGCGGCCATGCGGCTGGCGATCTCACCGCCCTGGTAACCACCCATGCCATCGGCCACCAGCAGCAGGCCGGCGCCGCCGTCGTCCCGCACCTCCCAGGCCACGACGTCCTGGTTGCGCTCGCGCACGGCACCGGTGTGACTGCGGCCAGCAATCTCCATACTCATCAGGACGCCTCCCTGGCTTCGCGCACCGCCAGCCGGCGAACCGCCTCGGCCATGGCGGCGGCGGAGGCAAACCGTTTGTCCGGCTCGCGCTGGATGGCCTTATTGATCAGTCGGACCACGCCATTGGGCAGTTCCGCGTTGAATTCCCGGACACTGCGGGGGCGCTTGTTGAGGATCTGGTAGGTCAGGTTGGCCAGGGTATCGCCCTGGTACGGGGTCTCGCCGCTGACCAGTTTGTACAGGGTGACCCCCAGGCTGTAGATGTCCGACGCGCCGGTAACCTTCTGGCCCTTGAGCTGTTCCGGGGACATGTACAGCGGGCTGCCCATGACGCTGCCGGTACGGGTCCGGGAGTCGTCGGAGATCTTGGCGATGCCGAAATCGGTGATCTTGATGTCGCCATCGTCGGGGTTGTAGATGATGTTGCCGGGCTTGATGTCCCGGTGCACGATCTTCTGACTGTGCGCGTAGGCCAAGGCATCCGCCACCCGGGCAATGATGTCCAGGACCGTGGCCAGGGGCAGCAACCGGCCGGGTTTGCCAAAGTCGCTGAGCGCCCTGCCCTGGGCGTAATCCATGGCGATGTAGGCCAGGTCGGCCTCCTCGCCCACGTCGTACACGGTGACAATGGCGGGGTGATTCAGCCGTCCGGCCGCCTCGGCCTCACGGAAAAAGCGGGCTTTCAGCTCGGTCAGCTGGCCGTCGTCAAACGCATGGTAATTCAGGGTCTTGATCGCCACGGTGCGGGCAATTTTCGGGTCCTTGCCCAGGTAGACCACGCCCATGGCGCCGCGGCCGATTTCACGGTCGATCTCGTAACGCCCGAGCGTTGGCCGGCTGACCGACTGTTCCGGCATCACCAGGGTGCGGGTGCTGTCGAAGCCGCCCGACTGTACCACCGTCCCCTCGCTCGACAGTTTTTCCAGGGCCGCCAGGCGCTCGCCGGCGTCCCGGAAGTTCTTGCGCTGCGCCAGGATGTCCCGGTAGGTGCGCACCGCCTTGTCGTACTGGCGCTTACGTTCCTGCTGGATGGCGATGTCGTAGCGCAACTCCAGCGCGCCGTCGCACTTGGGGCAAGCGTGCAGGACCTCCAGGGCCTCGTCGGTATGGCCCTGCTGCAGGGTCAGTCGGGCCAGCCGCAGGCGCGCCTCGCGGGCATTGGCGGTGAGCTCGCGGATCTGCCGCTGGGGTTGCAGCCAGTACAGCATCAGCACGAAGCCGGCGCCCAGCAGGGTAAGCACTTCCCCCAGCGGCAGCCATTCGTTGCGATAAAAGCTCATGGCGGCCTGCGCCACCACCAGCGACCCAGCCAGCAACAGGGTCACCGGCAGTGCCACCGTCGCTCCCATCCTCGGGATTGCCAGCACCAGGTAGAGCGCAGCGACCAACAGGCTGATCCGCATCGCCAACCCGGACCAGGCCGGCTCCGCCAGTTCCCGCGCCGCCAGTGTCGCTGACACCGCCTCCACGGGGATGGGCACCGAGACGGACTCGGCATCCGGCACGCCCAACAGGCCCAGCAGGACCCGGTCGGCCCAGCTGAACGCCGCCAGTTGATCTCCCGCCAGAGCCAGCACCACCGCCAGAACGAACACCAGCAGTCTCAGGCTGAACAGGTGCGAGCAAAGGTAAATTATGGAATTCACACGTATCTTTTTCTTTTGGGAATGTATGCGCTCAAGTTTAGAAACAGTCGGGGACGGGCGATACGGGCACGGGGGTGTTTTTTGTAAGGGTTTGTTTACCTGAGAGATGCCTCACGACCGGTTTGATCCGAATCCTGACGGCTTCGTAAATTGAAGGTCAGCCCATAGTTGGTCTATGGTCTTAGAACATAACGAAAAAAGGAGTTAGATATGTCCGGTATTAGAAAACATCTCAAAAATGTTTCATTTGTTATGGCCCTGCTGCTGGCCCTCGGGTCGGTCTGGTCTTCCACGGCGACGGCCGCCATGGTGGGAACCGGCGAGATGGTCTATGACCAGACTGTCCAACTGGACCGTCAGCAACTGATGGACATGCTGGACACCCAGGCGGTGCAGGACAAACTGGCCGACATGGGTGTGAGTGAGGATCAGGTACGCGACCGGATCCAGAATCTGACTCCCCAGGAACTGGCGGACTTCGAGCAAACCCTGGCAGAAGCACCGGCCGGCCAGGACGTGGTTGGCATCATCGTGCTGTTCCTGCTGGTGTTCATCATCACCGACATGCTGTGCGCCACCAATATCTTCCCATTCATTAACTGCATCCGGTAAGTGACTTCCGCTCACTTCTCCGTGCCGGCCGGCCGCCTGATCGCGCTATTCCTGATCCTGCAGCTGGCCGGCTGCGCCACCGCCCCGCAATGGCCCAGTGGCGCTGACACGTCCCCAGCCCTGCAGTCCCGCACCTTGCTCACGGAGGTGCCCTTCTACCCCCAGGAGCGGTATCAGTGCGGCCCGGCGTCTCTGGCGATGATGCTGAATGCCCAGGGCCTGAACACCGACCCCGACGTGCTGCGGGACCTGGTCTA encodes the following:
- a CDS encoding enoyl-CoA hydratase/isomerase family protein, which produces MSDQPIVFEEWKTGDDALIAVARLNTPKALNSLSLEMIRLLTPQLKRWAEDPRICAVWLEAEGDKAFCAGGDIVALYRSMTEPNGTGEGEAFFTEEYELDYLIHTFAKPIVCWGHGIVMGGGMGIMEGASHRVVTEKSKLAMPEITIGLYPDVAAGWFLNRTPGRTGLFLGLTGARMNGSDAVFTGLADRFIKHDLKAEVVSELKQQRWQGENPHAVVGGVLRQFEQQSADAQPESPIRTHFDEINRVTDADTLEAVVSQLSELSGGDSWVAKATKSLASASPTSLALVWRHLHGCKHKSLKEVLDTELVMSQKCLDKGEFAEGIRALLIDKDQQPRWRYASLAEMDSAWIDDFFNA
- a CDS encoding enoyl-CoA hydratase: MSDLIQLEKRGHIAVLTINNPPANTWTAESLPALRETIRELNADRNIFALVVTGQGEKFFSAGADLKTFADGDKARANQMAQLFGEAFAELSKFRGVSIAAVNGYAMGGGLECAMACDIRIAEEHAQMALPEAGVGLLPCAGGTQNLPWLVGEGWAKRMILCGERVKADKALEIGLVEEVVPSGKSLEKALELAEMACKQSPSSTARCKSLVMSARDGRSHDDGWRMERELFVELFSTEDQKEGVNAFLEKRAPEWKNR
- a CDS encoding acyl-CoA dehydrogenase family protein — protein: MDFNLSEDQLAFREAARAFAEKSMAPHAAKWDDEHIFPVDVMREAGEMGFMGMYTPEALGGMGLSRLDTSVIVEELAAACPSTAAFITIHNMATWMVASFASDDLKQEIVPKLASGEWLASYCLTEPGAGSDAASLRTKAVRDGDDYLISGSKVFISGAGSTDILVLMARTGAPDSGSKGISTFVIPADADGISYGKNEEKMGWRSQPTRMISLENVRIPATNRVGEEGDGFAIAMKGLDGGRLNIATCSLGGAQAALVRARNYMHEREQFGKPLAAFQALQFKLADMATNLVAARQMVRLGAFKLDSGDPEATLHCAMAKRFATDACFEVVNEALQLHGGYGYIREYPIERYLRDLRVHQILEGTNEIMRLIVARRLLDDGVAEAIQ
- a CDS encoding CoA-acylating methylmalonate-semialdehyde dehydrogenase, with translation MKNVPLYLAGEFVESQTQEWIEVTNPATNEVIAKAPCTTPSEMEKAIQNAGEVFKSWKETPVSERARVMMRYQALLKEHHDEIAEILSEETGKTFEDAKGDVWRGIEVVEHAANVASLMMGETVENVAREVDTHSWIQPLGVCAGITPFNFPAMIPLWMFPMAIACGNTFILKPSEQDPLTPMRLAELFEQAGAPKGVLQVVHGGKEQVDVLLTDPAIRAVSFVGSVPVGRYIYETGTRNMKRVQSFAGAKNHMVIMPDADKQQVINALVGASVGAAGQRCMAISVAVFVGEAQNWIPELKEAMAKVRPGAWNDSGASYGPIISAKAKDRVESLIATGEAQGANLLLDGRGCTVDGLPDGNWVGPTLFSGVTTEMDIYNEEIFGPVLSCMETDTLGEAIELINNSPYGNGTSIFTSSGGCARRFQHEIDVGQVGVNIPIPVPLPFFSFTGWKGSFYGDQHAYGKQAVRFYTETKTVTSRWFSSEASTEANFSIQLR
- a CDS encoding AraC family transcriptional regulator translates to MTQTSQWPVPEDSVRYVVPAPIIRLLASHPLTRDLYPLAFGHYRRAAGHHMHREHHSDYLLIYCTEGKAFLNVLGEPHTVEAGDLLLLPAGAHHRYTSDPDNPWTIHWVHYTGPVAEEFRNYMGFSGTTRVRHLGRQPRLLVDFNGLLSVRQTGFRARGLIHAANRLRQLMAAIPLTADETSHEHKAELDTIHNFMREHLDERISLDQLADLAGLSPAHFATRYREQTGTSPIQHFLHLKVERACQMLDTTDLSFADISRRMGYDDAYYFSRLFKKVMGQSPRDYRHTARH
- a CDS encoding SRPBCC family protein, translating into MAMYTIEINETFDVPRDRVFALFADHHRFGKLIGAPVKRIKDSDQADPNGIGSVRKIGIGPIGLEETVLNFEPDSLIEYAITSLSPIRNHMGRIRFEETADGLTRINYTITFDDIVPFTGKVVSTALEQGLRRGIKRVPRLA
- a CDS encoding YebC/PmpR family DNA-binding transcriptional regulator; its protein translation is MGRAYQNRKESMAKTAAAKTKVYSKYGREIYMAAKSGGTDPDGNLSLRGLIDRAKKDQVPSHVIEKAIDKAKGGAGEDYSPARYEGYGPGNCMVIVDCLTDNPNRTFGDVRLAFTKTKCKIGTPGAVAHMFDHCAIFAFKGEDEEAVLEALMEADVDVTDIENEDGLITVFTPNTEYAKTRQALADAFPDIDFETDEIQFLPKTTTPVEGDDVPMFEKFLDMLNDLDDVQNVFHNAEVAEHSE
- a CDS encoding glutamine amidotransferase, encoding MSEPRSPQPRVVILKTGTTYPTIREQAGDFEDWFVRGLSSALSLTVVNVEQGENPGQPSDWDGIVVTGSPAMVSERAAWSEATAAWLALAVDESVPVFGVCYGHQLLAHALGGQVGYHPDGRETGTRTVTLRPDAKADPLFRELPASFPAQLTHKQSVLRLPEGAVLLGHSDFEPHQAFRFGDCAWGVQFHPEFSDAVMTAYLRVQAPELTDENLDPEALLAAVEPAPAASSLLQRFSELVLNRRG
- a CDS encoding FHA domain-containing protein; amino-acid sequence: MASFSQLVDNVVVNTFELQPAQTRIGRRADNDIRIDEISVSGHHAVIEAVPNVYLEGTVDFYITDSDSTNGTFVNDIRVESRQRLNSNDVVRVGWNEFRFVDEDENALEKTAYILD